Below is a window of Anas platyrhynchos isolate ZD024472 breed Pekin duck chromosome 21, IASCAAS_PekinDuck_T2T, whole genome shotgun sequence DNA.
GCATTCATCAATGATGAAAAAGCAGGAACTTGCTATTCTCAGTTGGTGAAGATAGTTTGGATTTGGAGAGGTGTTGCTTTCGTAACAACACCTTAGCTTTTAAGCGTGGCTTTCCGGTTTCCACAAGTCGAATGCTCTGTGCTTGATGTGTTCTAACGTAAAAGTTGTTGAACGGCTGCTGAAAAGTTGGTGTTCCTGTTCGTTTTGcctactgcttttctttcaagatTCGAAACACGTGCACCCATGTCCCTCTCCCCAACTATGATGTCTGTTTGTAGTTTCAGGGGGTGGTCGCAGACCTCTGAGAGGACTTCGAGAAGCGCGCCCTCCGAAGCCTGGCAAGACGCTGCAGCTCTTTGAGGAGAATGTCTCCTTAAAGGATAAAGAGTCTCTTTGTCAAGCTGCAGCGTCTGAAGCAGAGAAGAGGAGCTGCTTTGCCAATAATGTAAGATTGCAATGTCTCATTCTCTTCTTAATTCTACGTTTGCTTTGCACAGGGTCAGACCCTAAAATACTGTCTGTATTTCTACAAGCAAGCTATCAGATGGCTCACGGGGTGGATCAAAATTTAAATCCGAAATTAGGAAACTTAGATAGCAAACAGAGTCATCCTTCAGTCTGTCTCTaccaaatgagatttttcaTGCTACATGCCTCTGGTCTTTTGGGCAATCCCTTTTCATTCACGGAATTGCTCTTCTTTGTAGTCCACCTTTGCCAGAACCTCATTTATGAGGGCCCTAGGCGTGAGAGAGAGCAGCAATGCGGTTATCCTATTTGCTCGTGTTCACCAAAAACGGCAGCTTCTTTAGCACAACAAATATTCTTTATTgacaaataataaaatcccCTTCAGATGCACCGTGAGCTTAGAGCTCTTGGTGCTCAAACGGAAGGATTTGAAATCGCTGCGTTATAAACCAGCGGCCGTTTCAGATAAGGTACGGGAAGAGTGCAGGTGTTTTCAAACCACACAGTTCCTGCCCGCTGGCTTCTTGATTTCCTCATCGCTTTGGCGTATTCGGAGCAGATTCCTGCGGTTCCTTGGGCAGAGCAGGTTCAAATTCCCTCCTCCTGACACTGCAAAGAATGCTGCAGTTAGCTCTGTGTCCCCAAAAGGAAGAACTGTAGGAAGGCTGGCCCAAGTGAACTGTGTGGAGAACATAGGAACCGCTTCATTTACCCTCTAGAAGCCCTTGCCCTTTCTTGTTGACATGGACAGGACGTTCTTGCTACCAATGGAAACCACCTGGCCTTATTTAATCCCTCTAGATTTCCGAGGAGACCAAGGCCTGCACTGCGCCTGGCGGCCTGGCCGCAGTCAGGAGGCACTCTGAGGACAGGCAGACCGCCTCCTCGAGGATGAGCGATGCTCGttgccagcaggagcagaaaaCTGCACAGGTAACAATGCCATTTGTAATAGTAACCAAGGAGGTCTTCTATGCTAAAGAGCTTGAGGGAAAAATACCATGATTTGCTTGGAAAGGTGTGTGCTTTTAGTTCGAGGTATCTTCCCGTGTAAGTTAGAAATGCGTAAGATTAGACATCGGTTCATCTCATACAGTCTGAATTCCGATTTTCACTATGCAGTTGCAATTTTAAATGTAAGCCGTGAAAGTGGTGGGAATAAAGGAAGCTTAGCAATCAGGGGCACATAAAGAAGTATTTAGTACAGTCTGTAATTCAGCAAGTATTTCTACTGTGTGACAAACACAACTAAAGAAGAAGTCAATGaacacttctgcttttcctttccttctctgctgaaggcaatctcttctttccttgttttcGATCTCTAAATGTGTGTATTTTCTGTCACCAGTTTCTCAGATACACCGAATCTGTCCACTGGAGAAGTGATGAAAAGTGCCCAAAAGTTGAAGGCGGTATGAACCAGCCATTTATAGCGGCAGAGAAGATGGAAGCGCTAAGACAGCCAAAATCTACAATGTCTTCAGTGGCTTCCAGAATGAAAGCAATTAATGCAATCCTCAAGAATCAACAGCTTCCTATAAGATGCCCACGCCATCTTGAAGCTGGTGGACCAAATCCGGAGTGCAAAACAAAGGAATCCTCTGTGATCCAGGTGTTTCCGAATCTTAAGGAGCCACAGAGGAGGGAGCCATTACGCCAGCCGATAAAGAAAATCAATTCTGCAGCTTCCAGACTGAAGGCCATCAATGAAATGCACAAGAGCCAAAGTAATCTTCTAGGATGGCCAAACCAGCAAGAAGCTGCTTTAGTGGCTTACGATATGCAGTGGCGTGAAACCCCAGAATGCGATGGAAAGAACAAAGATGAAGCCCTCGCAGGCCACGTGTTGTGCAGCAATGCACATCACGTTTCCAATAAAAACCTGTAATGACTTAAAAGTAACAGACTTGTCTGAATTTTTGCTGCctgtctctcctccctccttcaAGATTTCCCTCGTGCAAGATGCTATCAGGACAAGGCGTGAAGTTGGATGTGTAAAACAGATTAAGAAGATTTTTGTCAACATTGGTACCCCAGTAAGTGCTGTGAGTAATGTGCAAGCTAGAGAAAGCGAGCCCCAAATCCCATTTTGATTCGGAAAGGCAGCTGGAGCAGAATTATGGAAAACTCTGTCTCAGACAGTACCAGAGTTTTGACAAGTGCATTTTGTGACGTGACCCTGCTGAGTGTGAGCCAGCACGGAGGCAGGAGCCGGGCAGGTGAGCTACTGTGTTGCGTGAAACACCGTGTTGACAGCGGTGCTCATGTATAGGCTGTAGGGCTTCGCGTGAAAGATCTTTCCTACCCAGTAGAAGGCAGTGCTTGATATTTTCAGTTAAACAGAGTGAAGGGTGGTCCCAATGACAAGGATCACGAGCTGCCGGGCTGTTTTCCATGTCTGCTGTTACAAAGATAAGGATGTTTGTCTTCTTCCAGTTCCTCCTGGTTTTCTTTGTGCTCCCCTTACTCTGTCTTGGACAACAAAGCCCCTGCTTCCTTTTTGGGAGGGCAGCGTGGGGGCGGCGGCAGGGGCAGCGCTGTAGCAGGAGTTCCTCACTGCTTCGCGCAGGGCTGTCGCACCTTGCGAGGAGCTCAGCTGGCACCTCTTGGAGCTTCTAGCAATCATGCTGTAGGACCGTCCACTCGTATGACAGTTTTTATTGTGataatgggagaaaaaaacaactccccTTACGACTCTGGATAGCCTCCAAAATAcaaccccccccacacacacactccgTCTCTCTAAAAAGTAACTTCAAATGTTTAAGTTAAACCTCAGGAATAACTCATGCCCCAGAATTAAGCACCTCATTTTAGTAGAAATGGATCTCCTTTTGAAGGAACTGTTTTGTGTACTCGGGTACCAGTTCTTCTGCGTCCATTGCTTCATTTGGTGTCCCAGCCCTAAGAGTCTGGATGACAAATGTGGATTCCTCAGGAGCATTTGTTAAGACCAAAGCTTTGGGATACGTGGAAGCAGGCTCTGACGTTTCTAAATGCAGGTCTCCAGCCTGGGTTGAAGTCATGAAGGCACCAGATCGTTTTAATGGGGATCACCGTGATGGTGGACCCTCTGAAGCGATATAAAAAACAGGGAAGCTTTTTCCGACTTGTGCATCGTGGGCGTGCTTAGTGAAGCTGGCTCTAACAGTGTTTTCTTATGTGTAGGTATGAGGACGAGACATGGAAAAGGGGGAAGGAATGGTTGGGAGTTAACTCAATGAATGCTcagcatgaaaaagaaaaaacaaacaaatctggaAAGCAATGTATGTACCTCCGTACCCACTTCCTTTCACTGCAGtctgtcacagaatcacagaatgtgtcacaggttggaagggacctccagagatcatctggtccagcccccCTGTTCAAGCAGGGTCACCCCAAGCACGTTACATGGGATCCCATCCAGACgggttttgagcatctcccAAGAAGACACTCCACAAgctctctgagcagcctgttgcAGTGCTCTGTCATCTGAAccgtaaagaagttcttcctccTAAGAGGATGAAACCTCCTCCTCGTGGCTCTGTTTCACTTGCTCAGAAATCCATTCTGAAACCCACCAGCTGAACCGGGAACAATTACTAATGTAATGTGTCTAACTGTGGGTGACCCGTTTGGTGATAATCTGGAGCTGAGTAATAATAGAGCGGTGCACTAAAAGTGAGGAGGGAGGTGGCTCGGGGACATGGTGTGGCAAACAGCTAGAGAGGAGGAAGTTGGAAGTGATGGGAGGAGGTTCCGGGATCTGGTGGAGCCAATAAAACGACCCATCTACGACATGTCTGGTGGGGAAGCCGATGGCTAACAAAGACTGGACTGTCTGCTAGTGAAGTGCAAGCGCCTCTAGAGCCACAGGAATGAGATATCCTGGGATGCGTAAGAGCAACAGCATGTGTAAGGTTCAATTgcttgagaaagaaacaaatcatGAAAGAAATGGTCAAGGCCACACTTGCTCCTTATTGCAATGCATCTCTTTGGTGTAATTACACAAAACTAGAATAGCATCGTTCCTTGCGCCAGGAACCGCTCTGCTCGGCTGTGGGATCGACTGTGGAACAGATGCCCATCAGTGCACCCCAAGCATTTTCCTCGGAGGGGTCTCcgctctcagctgctcaccaggaCCTCCTGAAGCTGTGGACAAATGATATTAAGTGCTATTttcttgtggtatgaatgagaatTGCAAGAGGCCTCTCTGCATGGCGGTGTGGTAGTGCTGTGCGAGTGAGATGCAGCATCTCTGCGAAGCAACATCCCTAGTGCTTAGTGGTTTGTTGAGTGATGTAGATTCTAGTAGGCACGCTGCTTTTACGTAACTCTGCATGTGATTTTCACTTTGTTGCTTCTTGTACCGTGCATCCTGCAATATCTGCGGTGATTGTTAGGCAATCTATCGAAAGCATTTggttaatgaaaaataaaaaagggggaattgtggaAAAGGAATTTGCAGGTAGCTCTGCGCTGTTTCACACGTCCCCGAATGAGAGATAATGAGGAAACCAGcagtagaaacaaaaacttgagcaaggttgagataaaggcagttgGCTACAGTGTTGAAGATGATCTCTGGGGCAGTGGCCAACTGCTGG
It encodes the following:
- the LOC119713012 gene encoding uncharacterized protein isoform X2; translation: MSKMKKPAQTCQERGWLEQTLHSLRHEMSAAMSQGERSTGKTLAGTMESRDVTLQKGSLQLLVKKRESASATSPSVVRQRPPVPRARSRSRKRRIRVKSVEILRAHGRLMETIEEEPLDSSGKIETFPVAVKEVESHLESLGGRKGAESARTSLSPARTSEPESNPGVAESTVKRRRAVSETLSEKGENSNAKVSGGGRRPLRGLREARPPKPGKTLQLFEENVSLKDKESLCQAAASEAEKRSCFANNISEETKACTAPGGLAAVRRHSEDRQTASSRMSDARCQQEQKTAQFLRYTESVHWRSDEKCPKVEGGMNQPFIAAEKMEALRQPKSTMSSVASRMKAINAILKNQQLPIRCPRHLEAGGPNPECKTKESSVIQVFPNLKEPQRREPLRQPIKKINSAASRLKAINEMHKSQSNLLGWPNQQEAALVAYDMQWRETPECDGKNKDEALAGHVLCSNAHHVSNKNL
- the LOC119713012 gene encoding uncharacterized protein isoform X1; translation: MVKQQSSQLVYDTNQIPVRTSHVMVQKQIKSQRERIDVLFMSKMKKPAQTCQERGWLEQTLHSLRHEMSAAMSQGERSTGKTLAGTMESRDVTLQKGSLQLLVKKRESASATSPSVVRQRPPVPRARSRSRKRRIRVKSVEILRAHGRLMETIEEEPLDSSGKIETFPVAVKEVESHLESLGGRKGAESARTSLSPARTSEPESNPGVAESTVKRRRAVSETLSEKGENSNAKVSGGGRRPLRGLREARPPKPGKTLQLFEENVSLKDKESLCQAAASEAEKRSCFANNISEETKACTAPGGLAAVRRHSEDRQTASSRMSDARCQQEQKTAQFLRYTESVHWRSDEKCPKVEGGMNQPFIAAEKMEALRQPKSTMSSVASRMKAINAILKNQQLPIRCPRHLEAGGPNPECKTKESSVIQVFPNLKEPQRREPLRQPIKKINSAASRLKAINEMHKSQSNLLGWPNQQEAALVAYDMQWRETPECDGKNKDEALAGHVLCSNAHHVSNKNL